In Candidatus Hadarchaeales archaeon, one DNA window encodes the following:
- a CDS encoding helix-turn-helix domain-containing protein yields MIADQERERIAKQIAGDITLSDRPDEALKRWREVFNLSQKALAEALGVSSSQISDYESGRRKSPGISTVKKIVEALLRLDEERGGKTLSALRRVLSVHFPSDVILGLKEFRKPVDGRTLSRTVRGRTVANPQLLSRSLFGFTVIDSYKAALKLSAEEFKQLYGLTSERALIFTGVTTGRTPMVAIKVIGITPGMVVLHGSLRRVDPLGVKLAQELRVPLVLSGLPSVEELLLRLNKLGEDLR; encoded by the coding sequence ATGATAGCGGATCAGGAAAGGGAAAGAATAGCCAAACAAATAGCGGGGGACATCACCCTTTCGGATAGGCCAGACGAGGCCCTTAAGAGATGGAGGGAGGTTTTTAACCTTAGCCAGAAGGCATTGGCGGAGGCATTGGGGGTTTCTTCCTCTCAGATAAGTGATTACGAGAGCGGTAGAAGGAAATCTCCAGGGATTTCAACGGTTAAAAAGATCGTGGAGGCCCTTTTGAGGTTGGATGAGGAAAGGGGAGGGAAGACGCTTTCAGCCCTGCGCAGGGTCCTCAGCGTCCATTTCCCCTCGGACGTCATCCTTGGCCTTAAGGAATTCAGGAAACCCGTTGATGGAAGGACCCTGAGCAGAACGGTGAGGGGAAGGACGGTGGCAAATCCGCAACTCCTCTCCAGAAGTCTTTTCGGCTTCACTGTTATCGATAGCTACAAAGCAGCCCTGAAGCTCTCGGCAGAAGAGTTCAAACAACTGTATGGGCTGACTTCGGAAAGAGCTCTGATCTTCACGGGTGTGACGACGGGCAGGACTCCCATGGTGGCCATAAAGGTGATAGGCATCACGCCTGGCATGGTGGTCCTGCATGGAAGCCTAAGGAGAGTGGATCCTCTAGGGGTGAAGCTCGCGCAGGAGCTGAGGGTTCCCCTCGTTCTCTCCGGACTCCCTTCGGTGGAGGAACTCCTCCTCAGGTTGAACAAGTTGGGGGAAGACCTCAGATAA
- a CDS encoding hydroxymethylglutaryl-CoA synthase: protein MGVGIVGYGVYIPRYRIKVEEIARMWGADPKQMKRGLGVEEKAVAGPDEDTVTISVEAAKNALKRGGISPSSVGAIYVGSESHPYAVKPTATIVAEAIGATPEMTAADFEFACKAGTAGIQTCMGMVEAGMIKYGMAIGADTAQSSPGDPLEYAAAAGGAAFLVGKLDGEAIASIEATYSYTTDTPDFWRREMRPYPKHGGRFTGRPGYFKHTLSAAQGLLRKLGLTPRDFDHAVFHQPNGRFPVEVARELGFSMNQIKTGLLSPKIGNTYSGSTMLGLAAILDEAKEGERILAVSYGSGAGSDAFSLIVEEGIEEKRNLAPKVSDYLQEKVYIDYATYCKFTRKLVR from the coding sequence ATGGGAGTAGGGATAGTGGGATACGGGGTCTACATTCCGAGGTATAGGATCAAAGTAGAGGAGATAGCCAGGATGTGGGGAGCAGACCCCAAGCAAATGAAGAGGGGTTTGGGAGTGGAGGAGAAGGCGGTGGCTGGACCGGATGAGGATACGGTGACCATTTCCGTGGAGGCGGCTAAGAACGCCCTGAAGAGGGGAGGGATAAGTCCTTCCTCCGTGGGGGCAATCTATGTGGGTTCGGAGTCCCACCCATATGCCGTGAAACCTACGGCCACCATCGTCGCCGAGGCGATAGGTGCCACTCCGGAAATGACGGCCGCAGACTTCGAGTTTGCTTGCAAGGCCGGAACGGCAGGAATACAGACCTGCATGGGCATGGTGGAGGCCGGGATGATAAAATATGGGATGGCCATAGGGGCCGACACCGCCCAGAGCAGCCCAGGTGACCCATTGGAATATGCAGCCGCAGCCGGAGGGGCGGCCTTCCTCGTGGGAAAGCTAGATGGGGAGGCTATAGCATCCATCGAGGCCACCTATTCCTATACCACGGATACCCCCGACTTCTGGAGGAGGGAGATGAGACCTTATCCCAAGCATGGGGGGAGATTCACTGGAAGACCGGGCTATTTCAAGCATACCCTCTCTGCCGCCCAAGGTTTGCTGAGAAAGCTTGGTCTTACTCCTAGGGATTTCGATCACGCAGTTTTCCATCAGCCCAATGGTAGGTTCCCGGTAGAGGTGGCAAGGGAGCTTGGGTTTTCCATGAACCAGATAAAAACGGGTCTTCTCTCCCCCAAAATAGGAAACACCTACTCTGGATCCACCATGCTGGGACTGGCGGCCATCTTGGATGAAGCGAAGGAGGGTGAGAGAATCCTTGCGGTTTCCTATGGTTCGGGGGCGGGTAGCGATGCCTTCAGCCTAATAGTGGAGGAGGGAATAGAGGAGAAGAGGAACCTGGCCCCTAAGGTCTCAGATTATCTCCAGGAGAAAGTCTACATAGACTATGCCACTTACTGCAAGTTCACGAGGAAATTGGTGAGATGA
- a CDS encoding thiolase domain-containing protein, with protein MRRVAIVGVGQTRFGELWDTSFRQMIIEAGTRALEDAGISGEEIDAIYVGNMSAGQFIQQEHIASLIADYSGLAPVPCTRVEAACASGGLALREAMIAVASGIHDVVVAAGIEKMTDVITEAGQEALATVSDQEWEAFMGATFPSLFALMARRHMYEFGTTEEQMALVAVKNHHNACLNAYAQHHVELTVERVLQSPVVSSPLKMLECASITDGAACLVLVPLEEARKYTDTPVEIAGSGQASDTIALADRESLVSLKATREAAKRAYRMARIEPKQVDLAEVHDSTTISEIIAVEDLGFCEKGEGGKITEEGITAIDGSLPINPGGGLEGRGHPIGATGIAQAVEIVLQLRGEAGKRQVKKAEVGLTHNVGGSGGTAVVHIFRRR; from the coding sequence ATGAGAAGGGTTGCCATTGTGGGTGTGGGGCAAACGAGATTCGGAGAGCTATGGGATACTTCCTTCAGACAGATGATCATAGAGGCAGGTACCAGGGCACTGGAGGATGCGGGAATCTCAGGTGAGGAGATCGATGCCATATATGTGGGGAACATGTCGGCTGGACAGTTCATACAGCAGGAACATATCGCTTCCCTAATAGCAGATTATTCCGGATTGGCACCCGTTCCATGTACGAGGGTGGAAGCGGCTTGCGCTTCGGGGGGCTTGGCTCTCAGGGAGGCCATGATAGCGGTGGCCTCGGGAATCCACGATGTAGTGGTAGCCGCCGGAATAGAGAAGATGACGGATGTGATAACGGAAGCAGGACAGGAGGCCCTGGCGACGGTTTCCGATCAGGAGTGGGAAGCCTTCATGGGTGCCACTTTTCCCTCCCTTTTTGCCCTGATGGCGAGAAGACACATGTACGAATTCGGGACCACGGAAGAGCAGATGGCCTTGGTTGCGGTCAAGAACCATCACAACGCCTGTCTCAATGCCTATGCCCAACATCACGTAGAGCTTACGGTTGAAAGGGTTTTACAATCCCCCGTCGTCTCCTCTCCCCTCAAAATGTTGGAGTGTGCTTCCATTACCGACGGGGCCGCCTGCTTGGTACTCGTTCCCCTGGAAGAAGCCAGGAAATACACGGATACCCCCGTGGAGATAGCGGGAAGTGGACAGGCAAGTGATACCATTGCCTTGGCAGACAGGGAATCCCTCGTGAGCCTGAAGGCGACTAGGGAAGCTGCCAAGAGAGCTTACAGGATGGCGAGGATTGAACCCAAACAGGTGGATTTGGCCGAAGTCCATGACAGCACCACCATCTCCGAAATCATTGCGGTGGAGGATTTGGGCTTCTGTGAGAAGGGTGAGGGTGGAAAGATCACCGAGGAGGGAATAACGGCCATAGATGGTTCCTTGCCCATTAATCCCGGAGGTGGTTTGGAAGGAAGGGGTCATCCAATAGGGGCCACGGGAATTGCCCAGGCGGTGGAGATAGTCCTCCAGCTGAGGGGCGAGGCAGGAAAGAGACAAGTCAAAAAGGCAGAGGTAGGTTTAACGCATAACGTGGGTGGGAGCGGGGGAACAGCGGTGGTACATATCTTCAGGAGGAGATGA
- a CDS encoding Zn-ribbon domain-containing OB-fold protein, producing MHVPRFWREIPNRYTLIGTKCGHCEKIFFPPRAICPNCRRVGHLEPFKLSGRGRVYSFTTVYAGPRDFKDQIPYVLAIIELEEGPRVMAQITDCNGEEVKIGDEVEMVFRKIKEEGEEGIIYYGFKARLVRKKEASDPSGKG from the coding sequence ATGCACGTTCCAAGATTCTGGAGGGAGATACCCAACAGGTACACGTTGATAGGGACCAAGTGCGGCCATTGTGAAAAGATCTTCTTCCCACCTAGGGCCATCTGTCCGAACTGTAGGAGGGTGGGACATCTGGAGCCTTTCAAGCTCAGCGGGAGGGGAAGGGTCTATTCCTTCACCACGGTTTATGCTGGACCTAGGGATTTCAAGGACCAAATTCCCTACGTGTTGGCCATCATCGAACTGGAGGAGGGGCCCAGGGTAATGGCGCAAATAACGGACTGTAATGGAGAAGAAGTGAAGATAGGGGATGAAGTGGAAATGGTTTTCAGGAAGATAAAAGAGGAAGGGGAGGAGGGAATCATCTACTATGGATTCAAAGCCAGGTTGGTGAGGAAAAAGGAAGCCTCAGATCCTTCTGGCAAGGGTTAG